A stretch of DNA from Candidatus Methanomethylophilaceae archaeon:
GAATATGGAGTCCGAGAGCGAGACGATCTTCGGAACGACATCAGGTATGCGGGCTATGTTGGGATCCGAAGCGATCTTGGCGTCGGCGGACATGACTGTCGACACGATCCTTCCGGTCCGGTCCGTATCTCCGTCTATCCCGGCCGCGGCTATCTTCGGCCCGACGGCATCCAGCGCGTCCGCCGCGGCCAAAGCCTCGTCCATCGCCTCTTCGATGTCGTATTGCAGGGAGGCGGCAGGCACGTCCGCGTGGATCGTCGCAAGGGCGTCCGTGTCGCACATGCTGGTGGCGATGCCGTAGGCCTGGCATGCCTTTATGATGTCGTCCTCCAGGTTCCCTACCGTCTCCGGTTTCATCCTCAGCGCGGTGTCGGTGGATATCCTGAGGTCTTTGGCTCCGGCGACGTTATGGGCCTCATAAAGAGAGATGCATTCGTACGCGCTGAATCCCCACGCCTGCTTCCTGTGAAGGTCGGAGACGTAGGCATCCAGCTTCTCTTTGGTGGCGCTGAGCTTGGCGATGGTCTCCTCCAGCTTGGAGTCGTCGAATTCCTTGCACGGCTCCATCGCTTTCCTCAGCTGCTCCAGGACCTTAGTCTTCTCCGTCTTATCGGAATGGAGCTCCAGGCAATGGTTCCCGATGCCGATGCCATCCAGCCTTTTCTCGACGACGTCCAGCGCCGCTCTTTTCTCGGCCACGAACAGGACCGTCTTCCCGCGGTAGATCGAATCCGTGATTATGTTGGTGATCGTCTGCGATTTCCCGGTTCCCGGCGGGCCGTGCATGATGAAGGTCTTCCCTTCGCTGGCGGCTCTCACCGCTTTGATCTGGGAGGAGTCTGCGGGGACGGTGAGGCATAGGCCGTACGGGTCCGCGTCCGCTTCCAATTCCGGGTCGGCGTGGTATATCCCGCCCGACACCATGGCCTCCACGACGGGGTTCTCCTTGAGCTTGCCCATGTTCTTCTCCAGGTCTTTCCACATGGCATACTGGCTGAACGAGAACACGCCCAGCGCGGCGCCGTCGAGGACTTCCCATCCCTCCAATCCTTCTATGCATCTGCGGACGTTCTGGGTGATCCTGTCGACGTTCAGGCCGCCGTCGTCCAAAGGAAGCGGATCTATCCCGGGGATGTTTATGTCGTATTCCTGGCGAAGCTTCTCGGCCAATGTGACGTTGAAAACGGTCTCCTCATCGTAAGGCACGACCACGTATCCCTTCTGCTTCTTGATGAGCTCGGCCGGGATGAGGATGAGAGGAGAGTAGCGGGGTATCCTGTCGGCTTTGCTCTCGAACCATCTGAGCACGCCTATGGCTATGAAGAGTGAGTTGCATCCGCTCTCTTCCATCTCTTTCTTGTACAGACGGTAGATGGATTTGAGCGAGGATATTGTGTCGGCCTCGCCGAGCGGGGTTCTTATCCAACCTCTGGACAGCTCATCCCCGAACGAGCCCGCATAGTTTCCGACGTAGGTCTCGGTCTCGAACGGCCTTTCCGAGTAGATCCCGGCGCCGTCCCAATCCTGGGGCTTCGGCATCAGGATGAACTGCGTCCCTTTGGAGAACGTCTCCCCGAACTTCGAGGTGTCCCCGACGAGCAGAGGGACCGCTTTGGCGCCGACTTTCATGCTCACCAGCGGGTTCCTGGTGGTGATGTCGAGGAGGTCGCGCTTCCAGATGTCCACGCGGGTCAGCGCTCTGTCCTCGGCCGCCTCGTAAACTTCGCCGACCTCTTTGGGGGCGACGGATTGGGTATCGAATTCGTCCTTCTCGACGGTCCAGGCCCCATTCTCATATCTGCGGGTCGGGAGGGGTCTGATCGTCGGGCGGGATTTCTTTATGTCCACGGCGCAGATGAACGATTCAGTGTCCTCCAGGCGCATCAGGGCGGCTTCCGAGGCCACGTCGAAAGCGGCCGCGTGTCCATCGCAGAGATATGTGCACTCGACAGCTCTGGCGTCGCGGTTGCGTATCAGACGCGTGATGGCTGAGCTGTCGATGGATGTTATGTCGGCCATGTGGTCGTCCACGAGCCAGAAACCTGCGAACGCATGGCCTTTGACCAGGAAGATGAACGTGTTGAGGCCGATGGATTCCAAAGCGGAGCAGTAGAGCGCCGATACGTCGATGCATGTGCCTTCCCTGTCGGATACTACGGTATCTGCCAGGCGCACCCTTTGGCCTGATTCCTCGAAACCTGCCGGCGGCACGATGTATTTGATTCTGAGCTTCTGGATGGCGTCGTATACTGCGGCAGCCATCTCGGCTACCCTGTTCCTGTCGCCGCGATAGCCTTCGAGGGATGGGTCTTTGCCCCAGCTTCTGAGCGTCTCAGAGGCTGAATCGCGGATTTTAGCAAGGCAGGAAGCGTTGGGAGTGACGAAGGACGCTATGAGCTCCGGACTGTCCGGACCGGGCCAGTATTCGAACGGGAGGATCTCGGTGTCGCAGGACTCGGATTTGATGCTTCCGTCTTCGCCTTCCGCTAGCAAGGTGACGCGGCAGGGCATCGTCTCGGCGGCTTCCAGCAGGCGGGCGGGATCCAACGACACGTTGAAGTGCTCTCTGAGATCCAGAATCGTGCCGGCGGCGATCCCGTCGGCTTTGAACGAGATTTCCTTGATGAAAGGCGGATCCGATCTGAGCGTGAAGGTGATATTCTTCTCGTCTTCTTCGGCCTCCGCCGTCGCCGTAAGGACGGGGTTCATCCCATTCCTGTAGAGCACGTACCCTATCTTGCTGATTTCCAACTCGAGTTTCAGTTTCATCTGCCCATCCTCTTTTTGCTCAGCGCCAACTCCATCTTGGCGCGGTCGCCTTCCGAAACCGTTTGAAGCGAAGGCGATTCCCATAGTTTATCGTATGCATCCCGCAGCTCGCGGAAAATGTCCGGCAAGTCGCTCTCCATTATGCGGATGCCCCATTCCTCCGCTGTCGTGAGGGCGCTTTTGGAGATGTTCGCCGAGCCTACGTATGCCTCCCCATTGCCGTTCGGAGAGGTGAAAATGAAGCTTTTCGCGTGTATGTGGTCCTCTGCGGTGGCATCGAACTCGAATTTCACTTCCGTATTGGGGAGCGAAGCCAATTCGATGACGGCTTCCGCCTCTGTGGAACCCATGAATGAAGTCGTTATGGTGCGTATTTTCGTTCCTTCTTCGGCTCTTTCCCGGAGCCAATCGATCATCAGGTTCAGCCCGGACATCTTGATGAAAGACACCACTATGTCGATGCCATCCGCATGGGAGGCCGATTCTTCCAGAGCGTCGATCAATGCGAATCCGCATCCCGGGGTCACCGCAGAGCTGTGGGATGGGATCTCCGCGAAATCGCGCTCGCTCTTCCTGATGCCAGCTCTTTTCCAGTTCTTTTTCGTTTTTGTAAATATTATAATCTTAGTTTTGTTCACGTTTTTCTTGCCCAGGAATTCTTCGGGCATGCATATCCCGCAAACTTTACCACTATCGCAGGTGTACTCTCCCTCACGTTTTTCACATATTATGCAGGGGTTCTTCACGCGGGGATACATGAGGGCGCATGCCATTCATGCCTATTATTTGCTGTCATGGTTGGATTTGATATTCTTTTAAGAATATTATTATTTTATTTTTAGGCACAAATATTTATAAATTATAGGAATAGCCCCGGCCACTACAGAGGAAAGAGCATGAGCAAAATCAACGTAGCGGTGCTTGGAGCGACCGGGATGATAGGGCAGAGATTCATCCAGATGCTCGAGGACCACCCGTATTTCGAGATCGAGGGGCTTTATGCGTCCGAGCGGTCGCAGGGAAAGAAGCTCCGTGACGTACTCAAAGTCAGGGACCACGTCTATCTGGACGACACCCTCGACAGGACCATCGAGGTCATGGACATCGCGAAGATTTCCAAGAGCTGCAGGATCGCTTTCAGCGGCATCCCTTCGGACCTGGCAGGGCCCACGGAGACGGATCTGGCGCAATCAGGAGTCGCCGTCTTCACTAACGCAGGCTCCCACAGGATGGATAAGAACGTCCCGATCCTCATCCCCGAGGTCAATCCCGAGCATTTCGAATCCATAAAGGACCAGAGCACTTACGCGAACGGCGGATACATCGTGACCAACGCGAACTGCTCCTCCACCGGGATTGCGCTTCCGCTGGTGGCGCTGGACAGGGCTTTCGGGCTCAAGCAGGTATTCGTCTCCACATATCAGGCGCTCTCTGGCGCAGGATATCCCGGAGTTCCCTCCCTTGATGCGGTCGGAAACGTTGTGCCGTTCATCAGCCACGAAGAGGAGAAGATGGAGTCCGAGCTGGCAAAGATGCTCGGAACCTATTCGGACGGCCAGTTCAAATATGCCGGTTTCAAGGTCATGGCCAATTGCGCCAGGGTTCCAGTCGTCGACGGCCATCTCGAGTCGCTAGTTCTGGACCTTGAGAAGCAGCCCACCCTCGAGGAGATGTCCAAAGCTCTCTCCGAATTCCGCGGAGAGCCCCAGAAGCTCCATCTCCCGTCCGCGCCAGATCAGCCGGTGATCGTGAGGCCCGAGGAGAACAGGCCCCAGCCCGCTTTCGACGCCATGGCCGGTACCCCAGCCCGCGCGAGAGGCATGGCTTCCACCATCGGCAGGCTCAGACAGAGCAACGGATACTACAAGGCGTTCGTCATGTCCCATAACACCCTCAGGGGAGGCGCCGGCGGCTCTGTTCTGAACGCAGAATTGGCGAAAGCCAAAGGTATTCTCTGAGAAAAACAAAAGATGGGGGCGCGTCCCCCATCCAATTTTTGATAATCTTGACCCTCCGATAAAAATCAATTTTTAATGCTTCAAATTACAAAAATTACTTTTTAGTAATCGAGGCTATCACTCCGATCAAGCCGCAAAAGGCACCAGAATTATCGCAGATCAAACCCTATTTGCTGGCAATCGGAAGCGAGGATTCCGGGAGATTCTGCGATCAATCGCCAGATTCTTCCAGTTCCCTCAGGAATCTTTTTATTTCCTCCAGATCAGCATCATTCCAATCCGAATGTTTGCGGTTCAGAAGGGCCGGCGGGAATCTCATTATGTCTCCGTAGAGCGCTTCCATGATTTTCTCGCCGTTGTTGGGGCCGCTCAGAACGAGGTCCTCGAATTGAATATCTTTTACCGGGAAGAAATCCGATCTGTCGAATAGTTTCCGCCTCGGGCGGGGGACGGGGTTGTCAAAGGTCAGAGCCACCGCATCTCCCTCGGAGCCTCCCATGTCTTTCGTGAAATTCTTTTTGGCCTCTTCATAGGTGCCAATTATTCTGGGGTCCTTTACCGGGCTGACCTTATTGGCCAGATCTTCTTTCGCCAGCGCGTCGATCTTCGCGCGCAATCCGGCTATGTAGTTTCTGTACTCTTCCCATCCTTCGTCATCCGAGGATCTCACGCCGTCGAAGATCATCACGTCTATATGCAGCACTCTGGGGCTCACGTCTCTCATCCGGATCTGATGGCCGTAATTGATTCCGTTTCCCATCGAGCTGAGATATACGAATTCTTTCGTTTTCATTTCAGGGTCGTCTTCCAGCGCTTTTGCGAGTCTGTCGTAATCCTCGCGCATCATGTAGATGTCGACGTCGTCGTCCCACGGTATGAATCCTCCGTGGCGGGCGGACCCCAGCAGAGTCCCGCATGCGATCATGTAGTTTACGCCGAACTTCCTGCATTTGCCGTCCAGCTTTTTGAGCATCGCTCTGAGCCCTTCCTGGATGGTGGAGATTCTGGAGTCGTCGATCTTTATCGACCTGAAGATTTCGCTTACGTTGTCTTTGGAAATCAGGCCCGCTTCAATGGCGGCATCAAGGGCTCCGTTGAGGGTGTCAGAGGCGTTTCTGCTGCTCAGAAGGCCGGACGTCCCGCATTCCATCATGGCGTCGATGACGGTCTGGAAGTCCTTTGCCATCTGTTTTTCCGGGCTCTCCGAATTCTTCAAGAAATCAGCGTATGACGCAGGCACTCTGAGGTTCGTTTCCATCAGGGCCAAGAACATGCGGTCGGCGGAGCGCTCACCTAAATATTTGGCCGCTGCGATGTCGTCTTGGTCGAGCCGGCTTTTTTCCGCGGACTCCAGGGCGCCGTTCCCTTGGCGCATCAGCTCCAAAGCAAGCCATGGGAGCTCTTTTTTCCAGTTGGGCGGTAGCTCCCCGATGCGGCTCAGGATTTCTGCGGCCTTTTCCGGGTCTTTTTCGGTTCCGTTTCCGTGGATATGGGCGGACATCAGGCGCAGCTGGGCGCATAACGAATCGGGATCCCGGGATTCCAGCAGGTATCTGCATGCCAGATTCCGGCAGACCGGATCGCCCGAAGAGGATGCGATATCATAGAGCATGCAAGCCGCCGTCATGGATCCCAGATCCGCGGCGGATTTCATCCACGATATGGCTGCGATCTCGCTTCTTTCCGTTCCGATACCGTTGTTGTACGCTTTGGCCATGCGTATGATCGATTGGATGTCACCGGATTCCGCGAAAGGCTCTACCACGCGTAACGCTTCTTCTCTGCTTTCCGGATCATCGGATGCGCGGAGGGCGTCGAAGAGTTCGGCAGCCGCTTCTGCAGAGCCGGCGAGTGCGTCGCGGCGCAGAATGTCCAGAGTCCCATGCATTTGGGCTGTATTCTGATCCTCAGCGTCTCCATCCATCCGTATCCCTCCGATTCCGATCTATCCAGAGCCACTCAAGGCCGTGCGGCATACTTGGTCGGCAGCGGTCTGGTGGCTGATTCATAAGGCGCCCCCATCTCATGCGCTCGGCAGAGACGATGGGGGCAGATTTCAACAGAGTCCTTGTCAAGAGCTCATATTTTCGGGGTTCTCTTTGCAAGGAACGCTTTGATCCTTTTCAGATTGTAGTCTTTGCCTTTGACATGGTTGCGCATCATGTCTCCGGGGAACCTCATGGGAGACCCGTAAAGATTCGTCAGGACTTTCATCGGGTCGCGGGGCCCGGGGAGCATAATGTCCTCGAATTTCATGTATACCGGCGGGAACACTTCGTCGTATCTGAATATCTTCTTTTTGTGGGATACTCTGGGGTTGTCCATGGTCATCGCTACGGCGGTCCCGCCTTCTCCGCGCATATCTGATTCGAAAGATTCCCTGTAGCTCGCGTAGAGGTCTTTGATCCTCGTGTCTTCCAAGGGGTTGAGGCCTTTCTCTTTGTCTTCTTCGTTGAGGTCATCGATCATTTCTCTGAAGCTGTGGGCGTAATCGGAATATCTCTGCAATCCGGCTGGGTCGGCGGACTCGACGTAATCCAGCACCATGACGTCCAGGAACATGTTCGCGCCCTTCATCCTCATGTGGATGTGGTTGAACCATTGGGTGGTATCGGCCTTGCTCTCATACAATCTGCTGTGTATCCTGAACGGAGAGTTTTCGTCCAGCACAGTCTTGAGCTTCTCAAAATCCTCGCGCATCATGTAGTAGTCGATGTCGTCATCCCACGGGACGAATCCCCCGTGGCGATAGGCGCCCAGAAGCGTTCCGCAGGCGATCACATATTGGATTCCGTTGGCCTTGCAGATGTCGTCGAACGACTTCAACATCAGTTTGAGGACTTTATGGATGTTCTCCAGGTCGCTTTTGTTGATCCTCAGGGCTGAGAAAATGCTCTTAAGATCATCCTCGGCAATCGCTCCAGCTTCCAAGGACGCTTCCAGCATCCTGTTCATCGTCCCGGATGCGTTTCTCGGGGTCAGAAGGTATTCATCTTCGAATTCCACTAGTATGTCCAGGATGGTCTGGCAATCCTCGGCGATGAAGCTCTTGGGATCCTCGACGTTCTTTATCAGTTTTCCGTATGACGAATCGAGGCGGAGATTGTTCTCAATCAAAGCGGCTAAGACGTGTTCCTTATGGGATTCGACCAGTCTGGGCGCCCATGCCGGCATGTTCTCGGAGAAGTTAAGCTTCTTGATGGACGAAATCATGTCGCCCTCTTGGTACGACATATACAGCGCCATTTCCATCAGATCTGACAGATAAGTCTCCCTGTCCAGCCCGGCAGTCAGGCTTACGGCGGCTTCTCTAATTTCAGGGTCGCTGCTGAGACAGCAAAGCTTGCCCAAACACACCCTTTCGTCTGGTTCCTCGACAGGGTCGTCGCTTTCTACCGCGCGTTTGGCCATGGCCTCTGCGGCTTCGGCATCTTTTTCCATGCCTATGCCCTAGTAATATGCTTTGGCGATGCGGATCATGGCGGATACGTTGCCAGATTCCGCGAAGTATTTAAGTGAAGGTATTATCGCTGCAGCTCCCTTGGGATTGGGCGCGCTGCCGACGGCAAGGTCAAACATGCGTACCGTATGCTTGCATGCTTCGTTGCGGGCAGATTTGAAATCGGAATTCAGATCCTGGATTTCTTTCAGATTCGCTTTGGCCCATGGAACGTCCTCTTTGTACGACAATATCGCCCATTTCTCGGCTTCGCTCAGATCCTTTTTGTAGCATTTGCCTCTGTAATACATCTTTCCGATGCGGGCCATAGCCCTAGGATTGCCGTTCGCGGCGGATTCCTCGGCTATTCTCATCATCTCGGAATTGTCATCGGAATCTCCCAGCCTCCAATAGATATCGACCAGAGTGTTGCTGACGAAAAAGTTGCTCAGGATGTCCGAATCGTGCATCCAATCTGCCATCACGCGAAGCGCTTCTTTGCTGGCGCCACGGCTTTCAACCAATTTTCTTACGGCTTTCAAGCTGTCCGTGTTCTTTTCCTCTATTTTGGAGCAGACAATCGGAACGATGCGTTCGGCCATCTCTTTGTCGATAGTCGCAGGCAAGTTTTGCATAAGCATGCATGCCGCATCGAAGCCCTCTTCCGGGTGTTCGGATATGAGTTCGCACACCTTCTACTCCTTGAGATCGAATCTGGTGTAATATGAGTATTTCAGCTCGTCGGCCAGTTGGGAGAAATCACCTGATTCGGCGGTTAAGATGGCTTTTTTCAATCCATCGCAGCTTCTGTTCGAAGCGTCTTTTCTTATGATGTCAGTCATGTCATATCACTTTAGCAAATCTTGCGGAACTGGGTTCGATTTTTGTCGTAATTTTTTTGATTATAATCCGAACATCTGAATGATGAAGAACGTCTTCTGGCAGATCTCAGCTCCCGAGTGTTTTGAGCAATTCCTGTTGGTAATAGGCACCATAAAAATCTTATTTATATGATGCGGGATGGGCCCGCAATCCATGTCTGTCGGATGATTCCGATGATGCCGTGCGTTCGTTCGTTCTCTTAGAATCGCCCCGATTTGGCGATTATAATCGGGAGTTTATAGGCTAAATTTGGTGTGATGATATGGGCAACCGTTATTGTGCAACAATATTATTAATAAAAGGGGTACTATGAAGACAGCATGGAATGCCTTCTTATCCTAGGTGGGAACTCCGCTACAGCTGGCCTTGTGACGATGGCCAAGTCTATGGGTGTCAGAACGGTGGTCGTGGACAAAAATCCTCACGCTTACGCCAAAAAGTTCGCTGACGTGCCATACGACATCGACGGCACCGATATAGATAGCATAGTGAGGATAGCCAAGAAGGAAAAGGCGGACGGCATCATGTTGGGCGCTGTCGAGGAACTCATGGACACTTATCAGAAGGTGTGCGATGCCCTTGGGATGAGATGCTATGCGACGAAGGAGCTCTTAGATCTGTTCTCGGACAAGAGCGCATTCAAGAATGCATGCGTCGCAAACGGTGTGCCTACGACCGAAGGCGGGCTTTATGGCATCGCCGACGTCGATTCTTTCAGGTCCAAGAAATTCCCGCTGATCGTGAAGCCGGTCGACAGCAGCGGATCCCGCGGCATCAGGGTATGCTACAAGTTCGAGGAGCTCCGTTCCGCGGTCGAATCAGCCCTGTCATTTTCCGAGCTCGACAAAGTCCTCATAGAGAGGTACATGACCGGGCAGGAGGTCGTGGTCTATTACGCGTTCCAGGACGGGGAGCCAACGCTGCTGGGAATCTGCGATCGCTACACTAACCATGAGCGTGCCTCCAGCGCGCAGCTTCCGACCTCATATGTGTTCCCATCCAGATTTACGAAAGGGTACATGGCATCCGAAGACTCGGCGGTAAGAGAGATGTTCCGCAAGATCGGAGTCAAGAACGGGGTCATGTTCCTTCAGGGATTCGCAGATGACGACGGGACGCTCAGGTTCTACGAGTCTGGATATAGGCTGAACGGCGCACAGGAGCACCACATCTTCGCCAATCTCTGCGGCATAGACGCGAAGAGGATGATGGTCGACTTTGCTCTGCACGGCAGGATGGCCGATTTCAGCATTTCGGAGAAGGCCGACCCTCTTCTCGGCGGCCGCTTCGGATGCAAGCTGTCCGTCCTCATGGAGCCGGGAACGATCGCCAAAGTCGTCGGATTGGAGGAGGTATCGAAGATGGAGGGCGTGGTATGCGTCAATCCCAGCTATGATATCGGGGAGACGGTGAAGGATGCCGGCACGCTCAAGCAGATAGTATGCAGGTTCTTCATAGTGGCCGATACGATATCAGATCTGAAGGTCCGCATAGACAAGATTTATGATGCGTATGACGTTATCGATGGGAACGGCGCGTCTTTGTTGATGGAGCAGTTTGACACGAGACTTCTATTGGAGAATTACAGGTGATCTCATGAGAGCTATTCTTTTGGCCGCTGGAAAAGGAACCAGGATGTACAGGCATTTCAAATGCCCCAAAAGCACGCTGAAGGTCGATGGCGTGCCGATAATAAGGCATTCAGTCGAGATATTGCTCAGCAAAGGGATCGATGTCACGGTCGTGCTGGGATACGACTGCGAGACTATCCGCTCTTCCCTAAAGGGCTGCAAAGTGGACTACAGCTACAACCCGTTCTACTCTAAGACGAACAGTTTGGGCTCCCTATGGACGGCCAGGAAATATCTGAAGCCCGGGGAGGACGTGATAATCTCCAATGCCGACGTCTATTGGGAGGAACCGCTCCTGGAAAGGCTGCTGGAGGCTCCCGGCAAGATAGTGATGGTTGCCGACAGCGCGAGGTACGAGGTGGGAGATTACTTCTTCTACGTGGAGGACGGCATGATCTCCAAGTTCGGCAAGGAGCTGAAGCTCGAAGAGAGGAACTACGAGTACGTCGGATTGGCCAAGATTTCGGGCGACCGTGTGGAGGCGTTCTCGAAGAGGCTGGACACCATGGTGAAAGAGGAGAAGTACGACCTGTGGTGGGAGAACGTCCTCTACAACTATCTGTCCGAAGATCCCGTCAGAGTCGTGGATGTGCCGGACCTGTTTTGGGCGGAGGTGGACTACGTCCAAGACTATGATCGCATTAAGGAGTATATCAGAACGAAGGACGTCTCCTGCAAGCTGGACAAAAGGTTCATGCCGATCGTAGAATGACGGCGGTCGCCGGGGGCCATCAAGGCCCTTCCGCGGCGAGCGTTTGCAGATCCGCGCATCGTCAAAGGGTGTCCCGTCGGAAAACGGGATTCCAAACGGTCAACTTTGTTATCTGTGGCCGGCGCCGGGCACAGCCAAAAACAATCGGCGCAATACATTATATTTCCCTGAATGTTTTGCTGGAAATCCAAGCAATGAAACCTGCGGCCTAACGAGGAATGTGATAATTTGAGGTATCTGGGGTATGGTTATGTCGAAGGGGTCGATCAGAATGGCGAAACTGCGATCCTTCCTTCCAATGATTTGGACAAAGCGTCCTGTGAAACCATAATTCAGCAGCTGCAGCCCAAAAGTGACATGCTGCTGAATTTCTACTCTGAATTGGACGTGATTAAGCTGGGGCTCAGAGAAGAGTACATTCTGGCCATCGACGAAGGGATCAAAAAACATGGCGTCAACGAGACCATCGACATAATTCTGAACAATTATTCCGACAAAAACAATAATTTCCTGAGGATACTGAAAAGAACCGATCAGTGCCATCTTCTCACTCTGATGATCGACGCGGAATTGGGTTCGAAACTCTGCTATGATGACAGTTCGGTCGGCGGAAAAGTCAGCGGCAAAACCTATTCGCGCGACATCAGTATGCTGTCGTTCCTCTGCCAGCAGGAGAAAGATTGTTTCATAGCGAAAAAGATGATCGTCAAAGCCATAGACTGGCTGATCGATAAAGGGCTGAAAGACAGCGCCTTCGGGAAAGAGGAGGTCAGAGGTTTCATCGGGAGTTTCAGGCAATACGACGACTACTCCATCGTAATGCGCAAGACCATTCTGTTCATGCTGAAGGAAGTGGACAGAATCTGCTCTGCTAATGAAATCGATTATTCCATTGCGTCAGATACCCTTCTGGGCTATGCCGTTTTCAAAGGCCTGATGCCTTCCACCAACAGCGCTCAGATCATGATGACCCGCCAGGATTACGACATATTAAAGAAGGCGCTGGCAGGCAACAAGACGCTGAAGATAGTGGAATATGCTTACAAAAAAGTGATGAGAACCCGCATCACAGTGAAAGGGATTTCGAGCAGCTGGGCGTACATATCGGTGATCAAATTGGATGTAGTCAAAGACGGCGACCGCCGCGGGCAATACGATTCGATCAAAAGCGATCTGAAGAAAAGCCTGGCGAAGATAGACCTGGGCGATGTCGACGTCAACAATCCGAAGGTGTCAGCCCTCTACAGGGATGCCTTCAAAAAAATATCCAACCTGATCGGTTCGGATAAGGCGGATCAGAGCTGCGGCCTCGTGAACGGCATCGAAACCGCGAAAATAAACGAGATCGACTGCAGATTGGAAGATTATCTGCCCACGAAATCTATTCAATTCGATTCGCTCACTCTGAAAGCCGCGAACCATCCCTCATCTTTCAACGGAAAATTCGAGGAACCTCCG
This window harbors:
- a CDS encoding sel1 repeat family protein, producing MCELISEHPEEGFDAACMLMQNLPATIDKEMAERIVPIVCSKIEEKNTDSLKAVRKLVESRGASKEALRVMADWMHDSDILSNFFVSNTLVDIYWRLGDSDDNSEMMRIAEESAANGNPRAMARIGKMYYRGKCYKKDLSEAEKWAILSYKEDVPWAKANLKEIQDLNSDFKSARNEACKHTVRMFDLAVGSAPNPKGAAAIIPSLKYFAESGNVSAMIRIAKAYY
- the asd gene encoding aspartate-semialdehyde dehydrogenase, which translates into the protein MSKINVAVLGATGMIGQRFIQMLEDHPYFEIEGLYASERSQGKKLRDVLKVRDHVYLDDTLDRTIEVMDIAKISKSCRIAFSGIPSDLAGPTETDLAQSGVAVFTNAGSHRMDKNVPILIPEVNPEHFESIKDQSTYANGGYIVTNANCSSTGIALPLVALDRAFGLKQVFVSTYQALSGAGYPGVPSLDAVGNVVPFISHEEEKMESELAKMLGTYSDGQFKYAGFKVMANCARVPVVDGHLESLVLDLEKQPTLEEMSKALSEFRGEPQKLHLPSAPDQPVIVRPEENRPQPAFDAMAGTPARARGMASTIGRLRQSNGYYKAFVMSHNTLRGGAGGSVLNAELAKAKGIL
- a CDS encoding LicD family protein; the protein is MDGDAEDQNTAQMHGTLDILRRDALAGSAEAAAELFDALRASDDPESREEALRVVEPFAESGDIQSIIRMAKAYNNGIGTERSEIAAISWMKSAADLGSMTAACMLYDIASSSGDPVCRNLACRYLLESRDPDSLCAQLRLMSAHIHGNGTEKDPEKAAEILSRIGELPPNWKKELPWLALELMRQGNGALESAEKSRLDQDDIAAAKYLGERSADRMFLALMETNLRVPASYADFLKNSESPEKQMAKDFQTVIDAMMECGTSGLLSSRNASDTLNGALDAAIEAGLISKDNVSEIFRSIKIDDSRISTIQEGLRAMLKKLDGKCRKFGVNYMIACGTLLGSARHGGFIPWDDDVDIYMMREDYDRLAKALEDDPEMKTKEFVYLSSMGNGINYGHQIRMRDVSPRVLHIDVMIFDGVRSSDDEGWEEYRNYIAGLRAKIDALAKEDLANKVSPVKDPRIIGTYEEAKKNFTKDMGGSEGDAVALTFDNPVPRPRRKLFDRSDFFPVKDIQFEDLVLSGPNNGEKIMEALYGDIMRFPPALLNRKHSDWNDADLEEIKRFLRELEESGD
- a CDS encoding ATP-grasp domain-containing protein, coding for MECLLILGGNSATAGLVTMAKSMGVRTVVVDKNPHAYAKKFADVPYDIDGTDIDSIVRIAKKEKADGIMLGAVEELMDTYQKVCDALGMRCYATKELLDLFSDKSAFKNACVANGVPTTEGGLYGIADVDSFRSKKFPLIVKPVDSSGSRGIRVCYKFEELRSAVESALSFSELDKVLIERYMTGQEVVVYYAFQDGEPTLLGICDRYTNHERASSAQLPTSYVFPSRFTKGYMASEDSAVREMFRKIGVKNGVMFLQGFADDDGTLRFYESGYRLNGAQEHHIFANLCGIDAKRMMVDFALHGRMADFSISEKADPLLGGRFGCKLSVLMEPGTIAKVVGLEEVSKMEGVVCVNPSYDIGETVKDAGTLKQIVCRFFIVADTISDLKVRIDKIYDAYDVIDGNGASLLMEQFDTRLLLENYR
- a CDS encoding phosphocholine cytidylyltransferase family protein, which translates into the protein MRAILLAAGKGTRMYRHFKCPKSTLKVDGVPIIRHSVEILLSKGIDVTVVLGYDCETIRSSLKGCKVDYSYNPFYSKTNSLGSLWTARKYLKPGEDVIISNADVYWEEPLLERLLEAPGKIVMVADSARYEVGDYFFYVEDGMISKFGKELKLEERNYEYVGLAKISGDRVEAFSKRLDTMVKEEKYDLWWENVLYNYLSEDPVRVVDVPDLFWAEVDYVQDYDRIKEYIRTKDVSCKLDKRFMPIVE
- a CDS encoding LicD family protein, with product MEKDAEAAEAMAKRAVESDDPVEEPDERVCLGKLCCLSSDPEIREAAVSLTAGLDRETYLSDLMEMALYMSYQEGDMISSIKKLNFSENMPAWAPRLVESHKEHVLAALIENNLRLDSSYGKLIKNVEDPKSFIAEDCQTILDILVEFEDEYLLTPRNASGTMNRMLEASLEAGAIAEDDLKSIFSALRINKSDLENIHKVLKLMLKSFDDICKANGIQYVIACGTLLGAYRHGGFVPWDDDIDYYMMREDFEKLKTVLDENSPFRIHSRLYESKADTTQWFNHIHMRMKGANMFLDVMVLDYVESADPAGLQRYSDYAHSFREMIDDLNEEDKEKGLNPLEDTRIKDLYASYRESFESDMRGEGGTAVAMTMDNPRVSHKKKIFRYDEVFPPVYMKFEDIMLPGPRDPMKVLTNLYGSPMRFPGDMMRNHVKGKDYNLKRIKAFLAKRTPKI